A stretch of Apostichopus japonicus isolate 1M-3 chromosome 9, ASM3797524v1, whole genome shotgun sequence DNA encodes these proteins:
- the LOC139973755 gene encoding uncharacterized protein — MARKIIEVGKKNAIHGNKGKKRMRTKTPFALAWMRCLFEHIGDYMPHKTEVHLPVSYTKTSLHACMKKEMIEIGIGEQSIISKEYFMEIFRRHLARTKACQVSLELNTLIVDGMDQSKTDLPHFVQSDKDVKHPHPHNRSVYVMTDLKHIQHDSNMTITCNLWTLVKHKDTLGKDLFLQMDNCYRENKNRYLLSFSPSAPCF; from the exons ATGGCTAGGAAAATTATTGAAG ttgGCAAGAAAAATGCAATTCATGGCAATAAAGGCAAGAAAAGGATGAGAACAAAAACTCCATTTGCACTAGCTTGGATGAGGTGTTTATTTGAACATATTGGAGATTACATGCCCCACAAAACAGAAGTGCACCTTCCAGTGTCATACACAAAGACTTCTCTCCATGCATGCATGAAGAAGGAAATGATAGAAATTGGCATTGGTGAACAAAGCATCATTTCCAAGGAATACTTTATGGAAATCTTTAGAAGA CATCTTGCCCGCACTAAGGCGTGCCAGGTTTCTTTGGAACTGAATACCCTTATAGTCGATGGAATGGACCAATCAAAGACTGATCTGCCACATTTTGTCCAGAGTGATAAGGATGTAAAACATCCACATCCACATAACAGGTCA GTATATGTTATGACTGATCTGAAGCATATCCAACATGATTCAAACATGACCATTACATGCAATTTGTGGACACTAGTGAAGCACAAGGATACTCTTGGGAAGGATCTGTTTTTGCAAATGGATAATTGTTACAGGGAGAATAAGAACCGCTATCTTCTGTCCTTCAGCCCTTCTGCTCCTTGCTTTTAG